A genomic region of Micromonospora sp. NBRC 110009 contains the following coding sequences:
- a CDS encoding TetR/AcrR family transcriptional regulator, whose product MPKRVDHRERRTLIADALMRVAAEHGLEAVSLRHVAAEAGVSAGMVQHYFRTKDEMMAFALSVVHEHSEARVTRAVAALGEDPDPRTLLRTMLVELLPLDEARRADGRVALAFLAYTAVRPAVAVALHQETAGLLAFIAGQIRRAPAADRRVDPDRAAVGLLAVLEGLGIYLLGGHYPPETALAALDAQLDLIFEPAEPAG is encoded by the coding sequence ATGCCGAAGCGGGTCGATCACCGGGAGCGCCGCACGCTGATCGCCGACGCGCTGATGCGGGTCGCGGCCGAACACGGGCTGGAGGCGGTGAGCCTGCGCCATGTGGCGGCCGAGGCCGGCGTCTCCGCCGGGATGGTGCAGCACTACTTCCGCACCAAGGACGAGATGATGGCCTTCGCGCTGTCGGTGGTCCACGAGCACAGCGAGGCCCGGGTGACCCGAGCGGTCGCCGCGCTCGGCGAAGACCCTGACCCGCGCACGCTCCTGCGAACCATGCTGGTCGAGCTGCTGCCCCTCGACGAGGCGCGGCGGGCCGACGGCAGGGTGGCGCTGGCCTTCCTGGCGTACACGGCGGTGCGGCCGGCCGTCGCGGTGGCGCTGCACCAGGAAACCGCCGGCCTGCTGGCCTTCATCGCCGGACAGATCCGGCGTGCGCCGGCCGCCGACCGGCGGGTGGACCCCGACCGGGCCGCAGTGGGCCTGCTGGCCGTCCTGGAAGGACTCGGGATCTACCTGCTCGGCGGGCACTACCCGCCGGAGACCGCGCTCGCCGCCCTCGACGCCCAGCTCGATCTGATCTTCGAGCCGGCGGAACCCGCCGGCTGA
- a CDS encoding GNAT family N-acetyltransferase, with the protein MTDHEGASLHVGGADAELSARLERELTAFNNAATGADDETDLSVRVVDPDGELVAGLTGWTWGGRAGINMVWVRDDQRGAGWGERLLRAAEEEARRRGCTEISVASFSFQAPDFYRRHGYSDTGIRDGIPGGHVDHQFWKSLVDDPAGVLQVVALVDLSADAEIGRRYEDAVLALLGRHGGRLERRLRTGDGQTEVHVIRFAARAGYDAFLADPARAALRAGLGDAAPTTRVLEVRDV; encoded by the coding sequence ATGACCGACCACGAAGGAGCGAGCCTGCACGTCGGCGGCGCGGACGCGGAACTGTCCGCCCGGCTGGAACGGGAGCTGACCGCATTCAACAACGCCGCCACCGGCGCCGACGACGAGACCGACCTGTCGGTGCGGGTGGTCGACCCCGACGGTGAGCTGGTGGCCGGGCTGACCGGCTGGACCTGGGGCGGCCGGGCCGGGATCAACATGGTGTGGGTGCGCGACGACCAGCGGGGCGCGGGCTGGGGCGAGCGGCTGCTGCGGGCCGCCGAGGAGGAGGCCCGGCGGCGCGGCTGCACCGAGATCTCGGTGGCCTCGTTCTCGTTCCAGGCCCCGGACTTCTACCGGCGGCACGGCTACTCCGACACCGGGATCCGCGACGGCATCCCCGGCGGCCACGTCGACCACCAGTTCTGGAAGTCGCTGGTCGACGACCCGGCCGGGGTGCTCCAGGTGGTCGCGCTGGTCGACCTGAGCGCCGACGCCGAGATCGGCCGACGGTACGAGGACGCCGTGCTCGCCCTGCTCGGGCGGCACGGGGGCCGGCTGGAGCGGCGGCTGCGCACCGGGGACGGGCAGACCGAGGTGCACGTGATCCGGTTCGCCGCGCGGGCCGGCTACGACGCGTTCCTGGCCGACCCCGCGCGTGCCGCGCTCCGGGCCGGGCTGGGCGACGCCGCACCCACCACCCGGGTCCTCGAGGTCCGCGACGTCTGA
- a CDS encoding DMT family transporter, translating into MLSVSSAPYRPPLDALTVGALALAVSAVSSSAPLVAFAAAPALAIAFWRNLLSLTVLGPFSLARRRDEFRALTVGAGRREGLYCVLSGVALAAHFATWMPSAQLTSVAAATALGATQPVWQGLIARWQGRRLPVAVWAGIAVAVFGAALATGADFTVSGRAFAGDLLAVAGGMFAAVYTAFGERARATISTTTYTTICYGVCAAILLVLCLLGGVRLHGYPPTTWLAILGLVAGAQLLGHSMFNYALHRVSATTVSVLILLEAPGAALLAWVWLGQLPRALALPGLALLLAGVAVVIVGGARAGRRAEPVPLPADAAPLAD; encoded by the coding sequence TTGCTCTCCGTGTCGTCCGCTCCGTACCGCCCGCCGCTCGACGCGCTGACCGTCGGCGCGCTCGCGCTGGCCGTCTCCGCCGTCTCCTCGTCCGCCCCGCTGGTCGCCTTCGCCGCCGCGCCCGCGCTCGCCATCGCCTTCTGGCGCAACCTGCTCTCGCTGACCGTGCTCGGCCCGTTCTCGCTGGCCCGGCGGCGGGACGAGTTCCGCGCGCTGACCGTCGGGGCCGGCCGCCGGGAGGGGCTGTACTGCGTCCTGTCCGGGGTGGCGCTGGCCGCGCACTTCGCCACCTGGATGCCGAGCGCGCAGCTCACCTCGGTCGCCGCGGCCACCGCGCTGGGCGCCACCCAGCCGGTGTGGCAGGGGCTGATCGCCCGGTGGCAGGGCCGGCGGCTGCCGGTGGCGGTCTGGGCCGGCATCGCGGTCGCCGTGTTCGGCGCGGCGCTGGCCACCGGCGCCGACTTCACCGTCTCCGGCCGGGCGTTCGCCGGTGACCTGCTCGCCGTCGCCGGTGGCATGTTCGCCGCGGTCTACACCGCCTTCGGCGAGCGGGCCCGGGCCACCATCAGCACCACCACCTACACCACGATCTGCTACGGCGTCTGTGCGGCGATCCTGCTGGTGCTCTGCCTGCTCGGCGGGGTGCGCCTGCACGGGTACCCCCCGACCACCTGGCTGGCCATCCTCGGCCTGGTCGCCGGCGCCCAACTGCTCGGCCACTCGATGTTCAACTACGCCCTGCACCGGGTCTCGGCCACCACGGTCAGCGTGCTGATCCTGCTGGAGGCGCCCGGCGCGGCCCTGCTCGCCTGGGTCTGGCTCGGTCAGCTGCCCCGTGCGCTGGCGCTGCCCGGGCTGGCCCTGCTGCTGGCCGGCGTGGCGGTCGTCATCGTCGGTGGCGCCCGCGCCGGCCGCCGCGCCGAGCCGGTCCCGCTGCCCGCCGACGCCGCCCCGCTCGCCGACTGA
- a CDS encoding HAD family hydrolase — MPRYQAVLFDFFGTLTRCVQRGPAHQVTAELLGCPAATLTEVLDRTYYQRASGRFGNAEATLRWVCAQLGVHPTDATVRAAVASRHRAVRADTRLRDEAVPVLAALRRRGVRTGLISDCTHELPAFLPQLAVAPLLDVRVFSVQVGCCKPDPTLYLAACHRLDLTPADCLYVGDGGSQELTGAERAGMTAVRLAAPDLADHMVFNADRSWHGPLLTSLAELLDLLDPLPAPVR; from the coding sequence ATGCCGAGGTACCAGGCCGTGCTCTTCGACTTCTTCGGCACGCTGACCCGCTGCGTCCAGCGCGGCCCGGCCCACCAGGTCACCGCCGAGCTGCTCGGCTGCCCGGCCGCCACCCTGACCGAGGTGCTCGACCGCACCTACTACCAGCGGGCCAGCGGACGGTTCGGCAACGCCGAGGCGACCCTGCGCTGGGTCTGCGCGCAGCTCGGCGTGCACCCCACCGACGCGACGGTCCGCGCCGCTGTCGCCTCCCGCCACCGGGCCGTACGCGCCGACACGCGGTTGCGCGACGAGGCCGTGCCGGTGCTGGCCGCGCTGCGCCGGCGGGGTGTCCGCACCGGGCTGATCAGCGACTGCACGCACGAGCTGCCGGCGTTCCTGCCGCAGCTCGCGGTCGCGCCACTGCTCGACGTACGCGTCTTCTCGGTCCAGGTCGGGTGCTGCAAGCCGGACCCGACGCTCTACCTGGCCGCCTGCCACCGGCTCGACCTCACCCCGGCCGACTGCCTCTACGTCGGCGACGGCGGCAGCCAGGAGCTGACCGGCGCGGAACGGGCCGGCATGACCGCGGTCCGGCTCGCCGCGCCGGACCTGGCCGACCACATGGTCTTCAACGCGGACCGGTCCTGGCACGGCCCGCTCCTCACCTCGCTGGCCGAACTGCTCGACCTGCTCGACCCGCTCCCCGCGCCGGTGCGGTGA
- a CDS encoding DUF4190 domain-containing protein has translation MSYPPPAGGWHDPSAPGPHSAPPADPTLPMGGNPVPTQPTPADPYAPADPYAAPGYPPPHANPYAAPGYPPPHADPYAAAGYPPPAYPAYPPPSAKTNGLAIAALALALLGFTSCITAPIGAILGHVARKQIRETGEQGDGMAKAGIIIGWIVTGLMVVLIAVYIVVIVIAVNSDTGGSTSTF, from the coding sequence ATGAGCTATCCCCCACCGGCCGGTGGTTGGCACGACCCGTCCGCGCCCGGCCCGCATTCCGCGCCGCCGGCCGACCCGACGCTGCCAATGGGCGGCAACCCGGTCCCGACCCAGCCGACCCCGGCGGACCCCTACGCGCCCGCCGACCCGTATGCCGCACCGGGCTACCCGCCACCGCACGCCAACCCGTACGCCGCGCCGGGCTACCCGCCACCGCACGCCGACCCCTACGCGGCGGCCGGTTACCCGCCGCCGGCCTACCCGGCGTACCCCCCGCCGTCCGCCAAGACCAACGGGCTGGCCATCGCGGCGCTGGCGCTCGCGTTGCTCGGCTTCACCTCGTGCATCACCGCCCCGATCGGCGCGATCCTGGGGCACGTGGCCCGCAAGCAGATCCGGGAGACCGGCGAGCAGGGCGACGGCATGGCGAAGGCCGGTATCATCATCGGCTGGATCGTCACGGGCCTGATGGTGGTGCTGATCGCCGTCTACATCGTGGTGATCGTCATCGCCGTCAACTCGGACACCGGCGGCAGCACGTCCACCTTCTGA
- a CDS encoding SDR family NAD(P)-dependent oxidoreductase has translation MALDARGGRSRRDVSRPGLARRSRVSFPAGSADQDQPAPLAEPVTMRLDGRVALVTGAGSADGIGYATARRLADLGARVAIVSTTRRIHERAGELGVTGFVADLTDESEVGALADAVAEQLGDVEVLVNNAGLASRASPEVLRPVAQLSYDEWRGEIDRNLTTAFLCSRAFIGGMAERGWGRIVNLSATAGPVNALPTEAAYAAAKAGVVGLTRALAMEMIADGVTVNAVAPGTIYTAASTAAEIKQGLGTPVGRPGTPDEVAAAIAFLCSPAASYITGQMLVVDGGNSVREAEFR, from the coding sequence ATGGCACTTGACGCGCGCGGCGGTCGGTCGCGACGGGACGTGAGTCGCCCGGGGCTGGCACGCCGCAGCCGGGTCAGCTTCCCGGCCGGCTCCGCCGACCAGGACCAGCCGGCGCCGCTGGCGGAACCGGTCACCATGCGGCTGGACGGCCGGGTCGCGCTGGTCACCGGTGCCGGCAGTGCGGACGGGATCGGGTACGCGACCGCCCGCCGCCTCGCCGACCTGGGCGCCCGGGTGGCGATCGTCTCCACCACCCGACGGATCCACGAGCGTGCCGGCGAGCTGGGGGTCACCGGCTTCGTTGCCGACCTCACCGACGAGTCCGAGGTCGGTGCCCTCGCCGACGCGGTGGCCGAGCAGCTCGGCGACGTCGAGGTGCTGGTGAACAACGCGGGCCTGGCCAGCCGGGCCAGCCCGGAGGTGCTGCGGCCGGTGGCCCAGCTCAGCTACGACGAGTGGCGCGGCGAGATCGACCGCAACCTCACCACGGCGTTCCTGTGCAGCCGCGCCTTCATCGGCGGGATGGCCGAGCGGGGCTGGGGCCGCATCGTGAACCTGTCCGCCACCGCCGGCCCGGTCAACGCGCTGCCGACCGAGGCCGCGTACGCGGCGGCGAAGGCGGGTGTGGTGGGGCTGACCCGGGCGCTGGCGATGGAGATGATCGCCGACGGCGTCACGGTCAACGCGGTCGCGCCGGGCACCATCTACACCGCGGCGTCGACGGCCGCCGAGATCAAGCAGGGGCTCGGCACCCCGGTGGGCCGCCCCGGCACGCCGGACGAGGTGGCCGCCGCGATCGCCTTCCTCTGCTCGCCGGCCGCCTCGTACATCACCGGGCAGATGCTGGTGGTCGACGGCGGCAACAGCGTCCGCGAGGCCGAGTTCCGCTGA
- a CDS encoding SDR family NAD(P)-dependent oxidoreductase, with amino-acid sequence MEDLTERRIVVVTGASSGIGLAAAADLARRGDQVVLVGRDPARLQAAGDRVREASGERPELFRADFAVLDDVRRLAEKLRAAYDRIDVLANNAGAIVLQPVSTVDGFELSMQANHLAPFLLSNLLRDRIGRMVVTGSDAHRSGVLDPDDLNSALRHYRPFRAYGTSKQANILFTAEAARRWPEVPAYSFHPGVVHTRFGNESRLVALGMRLLPFRSPEKGAETLVWLANQDPSRLVSGGYYADRRPHRPRSKASDPALAARLWATSARAVGLDA; translated from the coding sequence GTGGAAGATCTCACTGAGCGTCGGATCGTGGTGGTGACCGGGGCCAGCTCGGGCATCGGGCTGGCCGCCGCGGCCGACCTGGCGCGCCGCGGCGACCAGGTGGTCCTGGTCGGGCGGGACCCGGCCCGGCTCCAGGCCGCCGGGGACCGGGTGCGCGAGGCCAGCGGGGAGCGACCGGAGCTGTTCCGGGCCGACTTCGCCGTCCTCGACGACGTGCGCCGGCTCGCCGAGAAGCTGCGCGCCGCGTACGACCGGATCGACGTGCTGGCCAACAACGCCGGCGCGATCGTGCTCCAGCCGGTCAGCACGGTCGACGGCTTCGAGCTGAGCATGCAGGCCAACCACCTCGCCCCGTTCCTGCTCAGCAACCTGCTGCGGGACCGGATCGGCCGGATGGTGGTGACCGGCTCCGACGCACACCGCAGCGGCGTGCTCGACCCGGACGACCTGAACTCGGCCCTGCGCCACTACCGCCCGTTCCGCGCGTACGGCACCAGCAAGCAGGCGAACATCCTCTTCACCGCCGAGGCGGCCCGGCGCTGGCCCGAGGTGCCGGCGTACTCGTTCCACCCGGGCGTGGTGCACACCCGGTTCGGCAACGAGAGCAGGCTGGTCGCCCTGGGCATGCGGCTGCTGCCGTTCCGCAGCCCGGAGAAGGGCGCGGAGACCCTGGTCTGGCTGGCCAACCAGGACCCGTCCCGGTTGGTCAGCGGCGGCTACTACGCCGACCGGCGGCCCCACCGGCCGCGGTCCAAGGCGAGCGATCCCGCGCTGGCCGCCCGGCTGTGGGCGACGAGCGCCCGCGCGGTCGGCCTCGACGCCTAG
- a CDS encoding acyl-CoA dehydrogenase family protein — MARLAQTPGLTDVQRSILETVREFADKEIIPHAQRLEHADEYPSDILDGMREMGLFGLTIDEEYGGLGESLLTYALVVEELSRGWMSISGIVNTHFIVAYLISQHGSADQKARLLPRMATGEVRGAFSMSEPECGSDVSAIKSRAVRDGDNYVINGQKMWLTNGAYSSVVATLVKTDTGADSVYGNMSTFLLEKEPGFGETAPGLTIPGKIDKMGYKGVETTEMVLDGVTVPASAVLGGEEKVGRGFYQMMDGIEVGRVNVAARACGISIRAFELAVAYAQQRRTFGQPLAKHQAVAFKLAEMGTKIEAAHALMVNAARLKDAGQRNDVEAGMAKLLASEYCAEVVQEAFRIHGGYGYSKEYEIERLMREAPFLLIGEGTSEIQKTIISRGLLKEYKL; from the coding sequence ATGGCCCGACTCGCCCAGACGCCCGGCCTGACCGATGTGCAGCGGTCGATCCTGGAAACCGTCCGGGAGTTCGCCGACAAGGAGATCATTCCGCACGCCCAGCGGCTGGAGCACGCCGACGAGTACCCCAGCGACATCCTCGACGGGATGCGCGAGATGGGCCTGTTCGGCCTGACCATCGACGAGGAGTACGGCGGCCTCGGCGAGTCCCTGCTGACCTACGCCCTAGTGGTGGAGGAGCTGTCCCGGGGCTGGATGTCGATCTCCGGCATCGTCAACACCCACTTCATCGTGGCGTACCTGATCTCCCAGCATGGCTCGGCCGACCAGAAGGCCCGGCTGCTGCCCCGGATGGCCACCGGCGAGGTGCGCGGCGCCTTCTCCATGTCCGAGCCGGAGTGCGGCTCCGACGTCTCCGCGATCAAGTCGAGGGCCGTCCGCGACGGCGACAACTACGTCATCAACGGCCAGAAGATGTGGCTGACCAACGGGGCGTACTCCTCGGTGGTGGCCACCCTGGTCAAGACCGACACCGGCGCCGACTCCGTCTACGGCAACATGAGCACCTTCCTGCTGGAGAAGGAGCCCGGCTTCGGTGAGACCGCGCCCGGCCTGACCATCCCCGGCAAGATCGACAAGATGGGCTACAAGGGCGTCGAGACCACCGAGATGGTGCTCGACGGCGTCACCGTGCCCGCCTCCGCCGTGCTCGGCGGCGAGGAGAAGGTCGGCCGCGGCTTCTACCAGATGATGGACGGAATCGAGGTCGGCCGGGTCAACGTGGCCGCCCGCGCCTGCGGCATCTCCATCCGCGCCTTCGAACTGGCCGTCGCGTACGCCCAGCAGCGCCGCACCTTCGGCCAGCCCCTCGCGAAGCACCAGGCCGTCGCCTTCAAGCTCGCCGAGATGGGTACGAAGATCGAGGCGGCGCACGCCCTCATGGTCAACGCCGCCCGGCTCAAGGACGCCGGCCAGCGCAACGACGTCGAGGCCGGCATGGCCAAGCTGCTCGCCTCCGAGTACTGCGCCGAGGTCGTGCAGGAGGCGTTCCGCATCCACGGCGGCTACGGCTACTCCAAGGAGTACGAGATCGAGCGGTTGATGCGGGAGGCCCCGTTCCTGCTCATCGGCGAGGGCACCTCGGAGATCCAGAAGACGATCATCTCCCGCGGCCTGCTCAAGGAGTACAAGCTCTGA
- a CDS encoding DUF4190 domain-containing protein, which yields MSQPPGEPDQPPSPYEPPAYGQPYGQQPHQPHWGQQPPGGAQPPYAPQPPYGQYGPPGEAPRPHGGPNVLAILSLVFAFVFAPAGIVLGHLAKRQIKQTGEEGDQLATWGLILSYIFTALGLIACCGWIALAWWANSDNGNYG from the coding sequence GTGAGCCAACCACCCGGCGAGCCGGACCAGCCGCCGTCGCCGTACGAGCCGCCGGCCTACGGCCAGCCGTACGGGCAGCAGCCGCACCAACCGCACTGGGGGCAGCAGCCGCCAGGAGGGGCCCAGCCCCCGTACGCCCCGCAGCCGCCCTACGGGCAGTACGGCCCGCCCGGCGAGGCGCCGCGCCCGCACGGCGGGCCGAACGTACTCGCCATCCTGTCCCTGGTCTTCGCCTTCGTCTTCGCCCCCGCCGGGATCGTCCTCGGCCACCTGGCGAAGCGCCAGATCAAGCAGACCGGCGAGGAGGGCGACCAGCTCGCCACCTGGGGGCTGATCCTCAGCTACATCTTCACCGCGCTCGGACTGATCGCCTGCTGCGGCTGGATCGCCCTGGCCTGGTGGGCGAACTCCGACAACGGCAACTACGGCTGA
- a CDS encoding HpcH/HpaI aldolase/citrate lyase family protein translates to MAAVGRPRRSCLAVPGSSVKMLGKAQGLPADQVFLDLEDAVAPLAKPDARKNIVAALNEGDWAGKTRVVRVNDLTTPWTYRDVIEVVEGAGANLDCIMLPKVQNAAQVQWLDLTLTQIEKTLGLEVGRIGIEAQIENAAGLVNVDAIAAASPRVETIIFGPADFMASINMKSLVVGALIPDYPGDPYHYILMRILMAARMHDKQAIDGPFLQIRDVDAFREVAKRSAALGFDGKWVLHPGQIDAANEVYSPAQADYDHAELILDAYDWYTSEAGGKLGAVMLGDEMIDEASRKMALVVAAKGRAAGMSRTSSFTPPAE, encoded by the coding sequence ATGGCCGCTGTCGGTCGCCCCCGCCGGTCCTGCCTCGCGGTACCCGGCTCCAGCGTCAAGATGCTCGGCAAGGCCCAGGGCCTCCCCGCCGACCAGGTCTTCCTCGACCTGGAGGACGCGGTCGCCCCGCTGGCCAAGCCGGACGCCCGGAAGAACATCGTCGCCGCGCTGAACGAGGGCGACTGGGCCGGCAAGACCCGGGTGGTCCGGGTGAACGACCTGACCACGCCGTGGACCTACCGGGACGTGATCGAGGTGGTCGAGGGCGCGGGCGCCAACCTGGACTGCATCATGCTGCCGAAGGTGCAGAACGCCGCCCAGGTGCAGTGGCTGGACCTGACGCTGACCCAGATCGAGAAGACCCTGGGCCTGGAGGTCGGTCGGATCGGCATCGAGGCGCAGATCGAGAACGCGGCCGGGCTGGTCAACGTCGACGCGATCGCGGCCGCCTCGCCCCGGGTCGAGACGATCATCTTCGGCCCGGCCGACTTCATGGCCTCGATCAACATGAAGTCGCTGGTGGTCGGCGCGCTGATCCCGGACTACCCGGGGGACCCCTACCACTACATCCTGATGCGCATCCTGATGGCCGCGCGGATGCACGACAAGCAGGCCATCGACGGCCCGTTCCTGCAGATCCGCGACGTGGACGCGTTCCGCGAGGTGGCCAAGCGCTCGGCGGCGCTCGGCTTCGACGGCAAGTGGGTGCTGCACCCGGGCCAGATCGACGCGGCGAACGAGGTCTACTCGCCGGCCCAGGCCGACTACGACCACGCCGAGCTGATCCTCGACGCGTACGACTGGTACACGTCGGAGGCGGGCGGGAAGCTCGGCGCGGTGATGCTCGGCGACGAGATGATCGATGAGGCGTCCCGCAAGATGGCGCTGGTGGTCGCCGCCAAGGGCCGCGCCGCCGGGATGAGCCGTACCTCGTCCTTCACCCCGCCTGCGGAGTGA
- a CDS encoding APC family permease: MGARAERRGDGEPDRGTLVTPSAEFPPLKPDERAVLSRIGERWRTPRRAAELPLDPSLGRNRPGPAPTRFGRLTPIDLFTVEEPGELCTTAPAHLPGSRAGRALTRLRRALFGPPLSSSAVLYERMRKLVALPILSSDLLSSVAYGPEAMLAVLVLAGTATLGLSLPLAALLVVLMVAVGLSYRQTIPAYPHGAGSYIVAGDNLGTTAGLMAAAGLMLDYVLTVSVSIAAGVHAVTSALPGLTPIAVPLGVLVIAVLLAGNLRGVRTAGNLFVLPTYAFVAAVLALLVVGYVRAATRGFAPVPPPPVPAAEGLGLLLVLRAFSSGAVSMTGIEAVSNAIPAFRPTEWRNARTTLGWMVAMLVLLFAGLVGLIHLNGLVPRPDQTILSQLGRLTFPTGPWYACLQAATALILLLAANTAFNDFPRLLFFMARNGHAPRRFLHLGDRLSFNNGLVALALAAALIFVAFGGHTESLIPLYAVGVFLAFTLSQAGMVVHWRRHRDPGWRHRLVLNAVGATLSGLVLLTAAVGKFSEGAWVVVIAVPALVLIARRIHHHYTVLEHALALHPPPPAEAPPGGAPPGPAGSAEGEELPQEVRHLVIVPVARLNRASLRAMAYAASLGQPTLAVHIAPEEAEADRFREQWRAWGDHLRLETIVSPYRSVVGPLAHYLDALHAGRPDLTLTVIVPEVVLRRRRHRLLHSRVEQRLRAALRSLPGVVVTSVPVHVSE; this comes from the coding sequence ATGGGGGCGCGAGCGGAGCGGCGGGGTGACGGTGAGCCCGATCGGGGCACGCTCGTCACGCCCTCGGCCGAGTTTCCGCCGCTCAAGCCCGATGAGCGGGCGGTGCTGAGCCGGATCGGGGAACGCTGGCGCACCCCCCGCCGGGCGGCGGAGCTGCCCCTCGACCCGAGCCTGGGTCGCAACCGGCCCGGCCCGGCGCCGACCCGGTTCGGGCGGCTGACCCCGATCGACCTGTTCACCGTGGAGGAACCGGGCGAGCTGTGCACCACCGCGCCGGCCCACCTGCCCGGCTCCCGCGCCGGGCGGGCGCTCACCCGGCTGCGCCGGGCGCTGTTCGGCCCGCCGCTGTCCAGTTCCGCCGTGCTCTACGAACGGATGCGGAAGCTGGTCGCCCTGCCGATCCTCTCCTCCGACCTGCTCAGCTCGGTCGCGTACGGGCCGGAGGCGATGCTGGCCGTGCTGGTGCTCGCCGGCACGGCCACGCTCGGGCTCTCCCTGCCGCTGGCCGCCCTGCTGGTGGTGCTGATGGTCGCGGTGGGGCTGTCCTACCGGCAGACGATCCCGGCGTACCCGCACGGGGCGGGCTCGTACATCGTGGCCGGGGACAACCTGGGGACGACGGCCGGGCTCATGGCGGCGGCGGGGCTGATGCTCGACTACGTGCTCACCGTGTCGGTGTCGATCGCGGCCGGGGTGCACGCGGTCACCTCGGCGCTGCCCGGGCTGACCCCGATCGCCGTGCCGCTCGGGGTGCTGGTGATCGCCGTGCTGCTCGCCGGGAACCTGCGCGGGGTCCGGACCGCCGGCAACCTCTTCGTCCTGCCCACGTACGCCTTCGTGGCCGCGGTCCTCGCCCTGCTGGTGGTCGGCTACGTCCGCGCGGCGACCCGAGGCTTCGCGCCGGTGCCGCCGCCGCCGGTGCCGGCGGCGGAGGGGCTGGGCCTGCTGCTGGTGCTCCGGGCGTTCTCCTCCGGCGCGGTGTCGATGACCGGCATCGAGGCGGTCTCGAACGCCATACCCGCGTTCCGCCCGACCGAATGGCGCAACGCCCGCACCACGCTCGGCTGGATGGTCGCCATGCTGGTGCTGCTCTTCGCCGGGCTGGTCGGCCTGATCCACCTGAACGGGCTGGTGCCCCGGCCGGACCAGACGATCCTGTCCCAGCTCGGCCGGCTCACCTTCCCCACCGGCCCCTGGTACGCGTGCCTGCAGGCCGCCACCGCGCTGATCCTGCTGCTGGCGGCGAACACCGCCTTCAACGACTTTCCCCGGCTGCTCTTCTTCATGGCCCGAAACGGCCACGCACCCCGCCGGTTCCTGCATCTCGGGGACCGGCTGTCGTTCAACAACGGCCTGGTCGCGTTGGCCCTGGCCGCGGCGCTCATCTTCGTCGCGTTCGGCGGGCACACCGAGTCGCTGATCCCGCTCTACGCCGTCGGCGTGTTCCTCGCCTTCACGCTCTCGCAGGCCGGCATGGTGGTGCACTGGCGCCGCCACCGGGACCCGGGCTGGCGGCACCGGCTGGTGCTCAACGCGGTCGGCGCCACGCTGTCCGGGCTGGTGCTGCTGACCGCCGCGGTCGGCAAGTTCAGCGAGGGGGCCTGGGTGGTGGTGATCGCGGTGCCGGCGCTGGTGCTGATCGCCCGCCGGATCCACCACCACTACACCGTGCTGGAACACGCCCTGGCGCTGCACCCACCGCCGCCCGCCGAAGCCCCGCCGGGTGGCGCGCCGCCGGGACCGGCGGGCTCCGCCGAGGGCGAGGAACTCCCCCAGGAGGTACGCCACCTGGTGATCGTGCCGGTGGCCCGGCTGAACCGGGCGTCGCTGCGCGCCATGGCGTACGCGGCGTCGCTGGGCCAGCCGACGCTGGCGGTGCACATCGCTCCCGAGGAGGCGGAGGCGGACCGGTTCCGGGAGCAGTGGCGGGCCTGGGGCGACCACCTGCGGCTGGAGACGATCGTGTCGCCGTACCGGTCGGTGGTCGGGCCGCTGGCCCACTACCTGGATGCGCTGCACGCCGGCCGGCCGGACCTGACGCTGACCGTGATCGTGCCGGAGGTGGTGCTGCGCCGCCGCCGGCACCGGCTGCTGCACAGCCGGGTCGAGCAGCGGCTCCGCGCCGCCCTGCGGTCGCTGCCCGGCGTGGTGGTGACCAGCGTCCCGGTGCACGTCTCCGAGTGA